From one Nematostella vectensis chromosome 7, jaNemVect1.1, whole genome shotgun sequence genomic stretch:
- the LOC116602303 gene encoding hydroxyacyl-thioester dehydratase type 2, mitochondrial, producing MATSFLQSRFLLHTFSRHLCSNTSLKVGRKAELFRVFSASDVCQFADLTGDTNPLHLDEKYARTSTQFGRCVVHGALVNGLISALHGTILPGPGCIVVSQQLKFMSPLYVDEEVRAEVEILSHRHHIMKCSARCTATERNEVILVGETRLVIPKM from the exons ATGGCGACCTCGTTCCTTCAGTCAAGATTTCTACTACACACATTTTCTAGGCATCTTTGCAGCAATACTAGCTTAAAGGTTGGCAGGAAGGCTGAGCTGTTTCGGGTGTTTTCTGCGAGCGATGTCTGTCAGTTTGCCGATTTGACCGGCGACACAAACCCACTTCATTTGGATGAGAAATATGCTCGAACATCAACACAGTTTGGTCGATGCGTGGTTCATGGGGCCTTGGTGAATGG gcTGATTTCTGCTCTGCACGGCACCATTTTACCTGGACCAGGATGCATTGTGGTCTCACAGCAGCTCAAGTTTATGTCTCCTT TATATGTGGATGAGGAAGTGAGAGCAGAGGTGGAGATACTGAGTCACAGGCACCATATCATGAAGTGCAGTGCACGGTGTACTGCTACAGAAAGGAATGAG GTGATATTGGTTGGGGAGACAAGACTTGTCATACCAAAGATGTGA